A stretch of the Pseudomonas sp. ACM7 genome encodes the following:
- the imm40 gene encoding Imm40 family immunity protein — MNNIWSSEVDVILSVGVPLECIGIKNWALSRNEAISAICELETHGIPILGGDVYHLVNGAAEQTYDNWYCDRDANELASEFLRRSVSKAKSYIENYEVDGALFAIVPMIGNSEKDIQIW; from the coding sequence ATGAATAATATTTGGTCGAGTGAGGTTGATGTCATTCTAAGTGTCGGTGTGCCCCTAGAGTGCATTGGAATAAAAAATTGGGCTTTAAGTCGTAATGAAGCGATATCTGCTATTTGTGAACTTGAAACTCATGGAATACCTATACTAGGTGGCGATGTATATCATTTGGTTAATGGGGCGGCTGAGCAAACATACGACAATTGGTACTGTGACCGAGATGCAAATGAACTGGCTTCAGAGTTTTTAAGACGCAGTGTGAGTAAAGCAAAAAGCTATATCGAGAATTACGAAGTGGATGGTGCTTTGTTTGCGATAGTGCCTATGATTGGAAACTCTGAAAAAGACATCCAGATTTGGTGA
- a CDS encoding IS5 family transposase produces MKQMSFADAEYAGKRKQTRRERFLIEMDQVVPWKGLIALIEPHYPKGEGGRPAYPLMAMLRVHLMQNWFGYSDPAMEESLYETTILRQFAGLSLDRIPDETTILNFRRLLEKHELAGGILQVINGYLGDRGLMLRQGTVVDATIIHAPSSTKNKXGKRDPEMHQTKKGNQYFFGMKAHIGVDAESGLVHSLVGTAANVADVTQVDQLLHGEETYVRGDAGYTGVDKRPEHQDRKMIWSIAARPSSYKKHAKKSLIGRMRRKIEHAKAQVRAKVEHPFRVIKRQFGYTKVRFRGLSKNIAQQTTLFALSNLWMVRKRLMGMGEVRL; encoded by the coding sequence ATGAAACAGATGTCCTTCGCCGATGCCGAATATGCCGGAAAACGTAAGCAGACCCGCCGCGAGCGCTTCCTGATCGAGATGGATCAGGTGGTGCCTTGGAAGGGCCTGATTGCCTTGATCGAGCCACACTATCCGAAGGGCGAAGGTGGCCGTCCGGCGTATCCGTTGATGGCTATGTTGCGGGTTCATCTAATGCAGAATTGGTTCGGCTACAGCGATCCGGCAATGGAAGAATCACTGTATGAAACGACCATTCTGCGTCAGTTCGCGGGGTTGAGTCTGGATCGGATTCCCGATGAAACCACGATCCTCAACTTCCGGCGCTTGTTGGAGAAACATGAGTTGGCGGGCGGAATCTTGCAGGTTATCAACGGCTATCTGGGTGACCGTGGCTTGATGCTGCGCCAAGGCACGGTGGTCGATGCGACGATCATTCATGCGCCGAGTTCGACCAAGAACAAGGNCGGTAAACGCGACCCGGAAATGCATCAGACGAAGAAAGGAAACCAATATTTCTTCGGGATGAAAGCGCACATCGGCGTCGACGCCGAATCCGGCTTGGTGCATAGCCTGGTGGGCACCGCAGCGAATGTAGCGGACGTGACACAGGTCGATCAGTTACTGCACGGCGAGGAAACTTATGTGCGCGGGGATGCGGGTTACACCGGAGTGGACAAACGCCCAGAGCATCAGGACCGCAAGATGATCTGGTCGATTGCGGCACGCCCGAGCAGCTATAAAAAGCACGCTAAAAAGAGTTTGATCGGGCGTATGCGACGCAAGATCGAACACGCGAAAGCGCAGGTCCGGGCCAAGGTTGAACATCCGTTTCGCGTGATCAAGCGCCAGTTTGGCTATACGAAAGTGCGCTTTCGTGGCTTGTCGAAAAACATCGCTCAACAGACAACCTTGTTCGCTTTGTCGAATCTGTGGATGGTGCGAAAACGGTTGATGGGTATGGGCGAGGTGCGTCTGTAA
- a CDS encoding ShlB/FhaC/HecB family hemolysin secretion/activation protein, producing MYPPALVARLCLALLCLSPLNLAHSAPTPGETDLIRERQDRLLEEQRRRLEELKELPGKEVKPTQPAAPADARCFPIKDIELKGADSLSENEKSRLLKPYIGQCLGVTQLNELLKVITDHYIEKGLVTSRAYLPQQDLSGGHLKVLVVEGKLEGLKGAQGSKLSDRELGMAFPGKTGELVNLREIEQLVDQLNRLPSNQAQMELAPGKNVGGSEVLVKNTPQKPWRAGLSRSNDGQRSTGEQQWGTTFDWDSPLGLADQLMLRGGHDAMTDHQHTSNNAMLNYNLPWGWWNFNYTYSQSEYRSQAQANGFNFKQTGDSENHQLRAERVIHRDAVSKTSLSTGLSYLRTNNFIEDSKLKLSSNRISEAQFGINHGRRVGSAFVNIDLGMQQGIGAFDAQGNGHPGPGEPDARYRKYTATASYLQPFKVWGESFSFSSLMTGQRSEDVLFSPQRTSLGGQSSIRGYKDQSLSGDSGGYWRNDLRWSRPVTLEWMRPVFAEYGTSLGYDQGVIRGNRYNGDQHGRMSSNSLELFARGQHLAASVTFAHSLERPDTLTEREAPIYFRMDFFL from the coding sequence ATGTACCCACCCGCCCTCGTGGCGAGGTTGTGCCTGGCTTTGCTGTGCCTTTCTCCGCTGAATCTTGCTCACTCCGCCCCCACCCCCGGTGAAACCGATCTGATCCGCGAACGTCAGGATCGCTTGCTCGAAGAGCAGCGTCGGCGTCTCGAAGAACTCAAGGAATTACCCGGCAAGGAAGTCAAACCCACGCAGCCGGCTGCCCCCGCCGACGCGCGTTGTTTCCCCATCAAAGACATCGAACTCAAAGGCGCCGACAGTCTCTCCGAGAACGAAAAAAGTCGTCTGCTCAAGCCGTACATCGGCCAATGCCTAGGCGTCACGCAGCTCAACGAACTGCTGAAAGTCATCACCGACCACTACATCGAAAAAGGCCTGGTCACCAGCCGTGCCTACTTGCCGCAGCAGGATTTGTCCGGCGGGCATCTAAAGGTGCTGGTGGTCGAAGGCAAGCTCGAAGGTTTGAAAGGCGCGCAGGGCAGCAAGCTGTCGGACCGCGAGTTGGGCATGGCTTTTCCCGGCAAGACTGGCGAGTTGGTCAACCTGCGGGAAATCGAGCAACTGGTCGATCAGCTCAACCGTTTGCCATCGAATCAGGCGCAGATGGAGTTGGCGCCGGGCAAGAACGTCGGCGGCAGTGAAGTGCTGGTCAAGAACACCCCGCAAAAGCCCTGGCGTGCCGGGTTGTCCCGCAGCAACGACGGCCAGCGCAGCACCGGCGAGCAGCAGTGGGGCACGACGTTTGATTGGGACAGCCCGCTGGGTTTGGCGGATCAGTTGATGTTGCGCGGCGGTCACGATGCGATGACCGATCACCAGCACACCTCCAACAACGCGATGCTCAATTACAACCTGCCGTGGGGCTGGTGGAACTTCAACTACACCTACAGCCAGAGTGAATACCGCTCGCAGGCTCAAGCCAATGGTTTCAATTTCAAGCAGACCGGCGATAGCGAAAACCATCAGCTGCGCGCCGAGCGGGTGATCCACCGCGATGCCGTGAGCAAGACATCCCTCAGCACCGGTCTCTCTTACCTGCGCACCAACAACTTCATCGAAGACAGCAAGCTCAAGCTGAGCAGCAACCGCATCAGCGAAGCGCAGTTCGGCATCAACCACGGTCGGCGAGTCGGCAGCGCGTTCGTCAACATTGACCTCGGCATGCAGCAAGGCATCGGTGCGTTCGATGCGCAGGGCAATGGCCATCCTGGCCCCGGCGAGCCTGACGCGCGCTATCGCAAATACACCGCGACTGCGAGCTACCTGCAACCGTTCAAGGTGTGGGGCGAGTCGTTCAGTTTCAGCAGCCTGATGACTGGCCAGCGCAGTGAAGACGTGTTGTTCAGTCCGCAGCGCACCAGTCTCGGCGGGCAGTCGTCGATCCGCGGTTACAAGGATCAATCCTTGTCCGGCGACAGCGGCGGTTACTGGCGCAACGACCTGCGCTGGAGCCGTCCGGTGACCCTGGAATGGATGCGCCCGGTGTTCGCCGAATACGGCACCAGCCTCGGCTACGACCAGGGCGTGATTCGTGGCAATCGCTACAACGGCGATCAGCACGGGCGCATGTCCAGCAACTCGTTGGAGCTGTTTGCTCGCGGTCAGCACCTCGCCGCCAGCGTGACCTTTGCTCATTCCCTGGAACGCCCGGACACCCTGACCGAGCGCGAAGCGCCGATCTATTTCCGCATGGATTTCTTTCTCTAA